Proteins encoded in a region of the Chryseobacterium piperi genome:
- a CDS encoding TonB-dependent receptor — MKKKSLFLIAGIATLYFNNAYAQETVQDSTRTASIDQVVITGNSNPKKKIESSTAISTFTAKEIQKQNPISAAALLQRVPGFAVETSGGEVGNNLFARGIPSAGAYEFVQVQEDGLPVFEDGALQFANADNFFRVDNSVSRLEALRGGSGSIYANNSPGGLINFITKEGGNDFRGTAKLETSTYGLMRTDLNVGGALVKDKLFFNVGGFYRTDEGIRKTGFKANNGGQIRMNLKYVFDKGYVKVYYKKLDDRNTFFLPIPLLQNGNKFKEFPGFDANYGTYSYRAIGQLNIPQAGGGFFRRNLEDGIHPKVDVVGAEFKYDLGNNFTVLNKTRYTNINMNYTGMFPAGAPQLASNFANANGISGNNYQYSLAGSGALVNPQYVQKLGFWAIDKQMDNFVNDIQLNYKFDKGSVTAGFYKSNWKSHQYWNWSNILTTATDRPQLLNLVDTSLNPTDVGYSKTYNGVTDMSFLIRDSQIQGSLNDLYMNLDYNITDDLSFNGGIRYSRDFYKGYGVNTTTANLNNSGLTTDGTHSFATTTADDNMAVLGNRYTYWYYDINRMSFTVASNYKINKQNAVYARFSNGFRSPNEEAYYNNMNNLSQIKPVQTNQLEIGYKYYSRTFDIGVIPFYSTLKNLSFTDVYSDGTSENKFANTSNIGVELEGYARLFNNLLELTFNGTFQNPKYKDFTGRNADGTPFNYDGNQVRRIPKFYFNISPAFNITKQWRAYVSYNYYGKRFQDEANSDTNILPSFSEVGAGTSYQLGKIRFAIDGTNIFNTIGITEGDPRSPLTGTGDIRMARPIMGAAVRGSITLDF; from the coding sequence ATGAAAAAAAAATCACTCTTTTTAATTGCAGGTATTGCTACGCTTTATTTTAATAATGCGTATGCACAGGAAACTGTTCAGGATTCCACAAGAACGGCATCCATTGACCAGGTAGTTATTACAGGGAATTCCAATCCTAAAAAGAAAATAGAATCGAGTACAGCCATTTCTACTTTTACCGCAAAAGAAATCCAGAAACAAAATCCTATTAGTGCTGCTGCATTGCTTCAGAGAGTACCCGGATTTGCTGTTGAAACTTCAGGAGGTGAGGTAGGAAATAATCTTTTTGCAAGAGGGATTCCTTCTGCCGGAGCTTATGAATTTGTACAGGTGCAGGAAGATGGACTGCCGGTTTTTGAAGATGGAGCGTTGCAGTTTGCTAATGCCGATAATTTCTTCCGTGTAGATAATTCAGTTAGTAGATTAGAAGCGCTAAGAGGAGGTTCAGGATCTATTTATGCCAATAACTCTCCTGGAGGACTTATTAACTTTATCACGAAAGAAGGAGGTAATGATTTCAGAGGGACGGCTAAATTAGAAACAAGTACATATGGATTAATGCGTACTGATCTGAATGTAGGTGGTGCCTTGGTTAAGGATAAATTATTTTTTAATGTAGGCGGTTTTTACAGGACTGATGAGGGAATAAGAAAAACAGGCTTTAAAGCAAATAATGGAGGACAAATCAGAATGAACCTGAAATATGTCTTCGATAAGGGGTATGTGAAAGTGTACTATAAAAAACTGGACGACAGAAATACTTTTTTCCTTCCTATTCCTTTATTACAAAACGGGAACAAATTCAAAGAGTTTCCTGGCTTTGATGCCAATTATGGAACATATAGTTATAGAGCAATTGGGCAGCTTAACATCCCTCAGGCAGGAGGTGGATTTTTTAGAAGAAACCTGGAGGATGGTATTCATCCTAAAGTAGATGTTGTAGGTGCTGAATTTAAATATGATCTTGGAAATAACTTTACAGTCTTAAATAAAACGAGATATACCAATATCAATATGAACTATACCGGGATGTTTCCTGCGGGAGCACCTCAGCTAGCCAGCAATTTTGCTAATGCTAATGGTATCTCGGGAAATAATTATCAGTACTCTCTGGCTGGCAGCGGTGCGCTTGTAAACCCTCAGTATGTACAGAAGTTAGGTTTCTGGGCTATTGATAAGCAAATGGATAATTTTGTAAATGACATCCAGCTTAATTATAAATTTGATAAAGGGAGTGTGACGGCAGGATTCTATAAATCTAACTGGAAATCTCATCAATACTGGAACTGGAGTAATATTTTAACAACAGCAACCGATCGTCCTCAGCTGCTTAACTTAGTGGATACTTCCCTTAATCCGACAGATGTTGGTTATTCTAAAACATATAATGGTGTGACAGATATGTCATTCCTGATCAGGGATTCACAGATCCAGGGAAGTTTGAATGATCTTTATATGAATTTAGATTATAATATTACAGATGATTTAAGTTTTAATGGAGGAATCCGTTACAGCCGTGATTTTTATAAAGGATATGGGGTTAATACAACGACTGCGAACCTTAATAATTCAGGATTGACCACGGATGGAACTCATAGTTTTGCAACAACAACTGCTGATGATAATATGGCGGTTTTGGGTAACCGATATACGTATTGGTATTATGATATCAACAGGATGTCTTTTACTGTGGCTTCTAATTATAAAATTAATAAACAAAATGCAGTGTATGCCCGTTTCTCAAATGGATTCAGGTCACCTAATGAAGAGGCTTATTATAATAATATGAATAATTTAAGCCAGATCAAGCCTGTTCAGACCAATCAGCTGGAAATCGGATATAAGTATTACTCGCGTACTTTTGATATCGGAGTAATTCCTTTTTATTCTACATTAAAGAATCTTTCATTTACAGATGTGTACTCTGACGGAACTTCGGAAAATAAGTTTGCCAATACTTCCAATATCGGGGTAGAGCTGGAAGGATATGCAAGATTGTTCAATAATTTACTTGAGTTGACTTTCAACGGGACTTTCCAAAATCCGAAATATAAAGATTTTACTGGAAGAAATGCAGATGGAACTCCGTTTAATTATGACGGGAACCAGGTAAGAAGAATTCCTAAATTCTATTTCAATATTTCACCTGCATTTAATATCACGAAACAATGGAGAGCTTATGTTAGCTATAATTATTATGGAAAACGTTTCCAGGATGAAGCTAATAGTGATACCAATATTTTACCGTCATTCAGTGAAGTAGGAGCAGGGACTTCTTATCAATTGGGTAAAATACGTTTTGCTATCGATGGAACTAATATCTTTAATACCATTGGTATTACTGAAGGAGATCCAAGATCTCCGTTAACAGGTACGGGAGACATAAGGATGGCAAGACCAATTATGGGTGCTGCGGTGAGAGGATCTATTACATTAGATTTCTAA
- a CDS encoding AraC family transcriptional regulator codes for MKVSFERVIPDEKSSFRTLHNTSPISEFKWEYHYHPEIELVCIVSGSGTRHVGYHKSNYSNGDLVLIGSNIPHSGFGLNSIDPHEEIVLQFREEILQFPPEELEARSIKNLLEISKYGIHFSMATKKALLPKLKEMLDSEGYKRYLLLLEVLFELSTRKDYDLLNKEIMPHTIISKNKTRLENIFTYVEHHYYKDINIEDVAKLANLTLPAFCNFFKKATQITFTEFVNRYRINKACLLMVQDKSISECSYSCGFNNVTYFNRMFKKYTGKTPSEFIKNSTHDKIESVDTSIKVIQKSF; via the coding sequence ATGAAAGTCAGTTTTGAAAGAGTCATCCCTGATGAGAAGAGTTCTTTTCGTACCTTACACAATACCTCTCCCATTTCTGAGTTTAAATGGGAATATCATTATCATCCTGAAATAGAACTGGTATGCATTGTTTCCGGGAGCGGAACCAGGCATGTGGGATATCATAAAAGCAATTATTCAAATGGTGATCTGGTATTGATTGGATCCAATATTCCTCATTCAGGGTTTGGATTGAATTCAATAGATCCTCATGAAGAAATAGTCCTCCAGTTCCGGGAAGAAATTTTACAGTTTCCTCCAGAGGAACTGGAAGCAAGGTCTATTAAAAACTTACTGGAAATTTCTAAGTATGGAATTCATTTCAGCATGGCGACAAAAAAAGCCCTCCTTCCTAAACTTAAAGAAATGCTGGATTCCGAAGGCTACAAAAGATACCTATTGCTCTTAGAAGTCCTTTTTGAACTTTCTACCCGAAAAGATTACGACTTACTAAACAAGGAAATAATGCCCCATACTATTATTTCAAAAAACAAAACCCGTCTGGAAAATATCTTCACGTATGTGGAGCATCATTATTATAAAGATATCAATATTGAAGACGTTGCTAAACTGGCCAACCTTACTTTACCTGCATTTTGTAATTTTTTCAAAAAAGCAACGCAAATTACATTCACCGAATTTGTCAATCGGTACCGGATTAATAAAGCCTGTTTATTAATGGTTCAGGATAAAAGCATCTCCGAATGCTCCTATAGTTGTGGGTTTAATAATGTTACCTATTTCAATAGAATGTTTAAAAAATATACAGGGAAAACACCTTCAGAATTTATTAAAAACTCTACACATGATAAAATTGAGAGTGTAGACACAAGTATAAAAGTAATTCAGAAATCATTTTAA
- a CDS encoding MFS transporter — MKNFNIKAILFLNYFVFAILLNSVGTVILQVQQNFGISKSSASVLEGFKDLPIAICSFILASFLPKIGIKNSMLIALFLVSCMCFVMPFSNDFWFFKLLFAIVGVSFALIKISVFTSIGLVTSTDKEHSSFMGFLEGFFMIGVLAGNVLFSLFIDDHNPKSTYWLNVYWVLGALSALSFLFLFFSKLNENEAKSEATDLVGDIRNSISLFSYKKVLFFLLCAFLFVLVEQSFQTWTPTFYKEILKVPTSMSIQAGAVLAGAFALGRFLSGFFSKKFSWIYVVSFCVIGFAISLLLVLPLTHNTQIGEGTSWLNAPLVVYLFPLMGGLLAPIYPSINSVILASIPKYLHSAMSGLIVVFSAIGGTIGSVITGFVFQEFSGQRAFYLSLIPLALLIISAIIMNKLKINPKK; from the coding sequence ATGAAAAACTTCAATATAAAGGCAATTCTATTTTTAAACTATTTCGTGTTTGCAATTCTATTGAATTCTGTAGGGACGGTTATCTTACAGGTTCAGCAGAATTTTGGAATTTCGAAATCATCAGCAAGTGTTTTGGAGGGTTTTAAAGATCTACCTATAGCAATTTGCTCTTTTATATTGGCGTCTTTTCTACCGAAAATAGGAATTAAAAACTCAATGCTGATTGCTCTTTTTCTGGTAAGTTGTATGTGTTTTGTGATGCCTTTTTCAAATGACTTCTGGTTTTTTAAGCTACTATTTGCTATTGTAGGTGTTTCGTTCGCATTAATCAAAATATCTGTATTTACTTCTATCGGACTGGTGACGAGTACTGATAAAGAACATTCCAGCTTTATGGGGTTTTTAGAAGGATTTTTTATGATTGGTGTTTTAGCGGGAAATGTACTTTTCAGCCTATTTATAGATGACCACAATCCTAAGTCCACTTACTGGCTGAATGTATATTGGGTATTGGGTGCCTTATCAGCATTATCATTTCTTTTTCTCTTCTTTTCTAAATTGAATGAAAACGAAGCTAAAAGTGAAGCAACTGATCTGGTAGGGGATATTAGAAACAGTATTAGTCTTTTTAGCTATAAAAAGGTGTTGTTCTTTTTATTGTGTGCATTTCTTTTTGTTTTGGTAGAGCAGAGCTTTCAAACCTGGACACCTACTTTCTATAAAGAAATTCTCAAAGTACCTACATCGATGAGTATTCAGGCGGGAGCTGTTTTGGCAGGTGCATTTGCATTGGGGCGGTTTTTGTCAGGATTTTTCTCTAAAAAATTTAGCTGGATCTATGTAGTTTCCTTTTGTGTAATTGGTTTTGCTATAAGCTTATTATTGGTATTGCCTCTTACGCATAATACGCAGATCGGTGAAGGAACAAGCTGGCTTAATGCGCCGCTTGTGGTTTACCTGTTTCCATTAATGGGTGGTTTACTGGCTCCGATTTATCCAAGTATCAATTCTGTTATTCTGGCTTCAATACCTAAATATTTGCATAGTGCAATGTCAGGGCTTATTGTAGTTTTCTCTGCCATCGGAGGAACGATTGGATCTGTTATTACAGGTTTTGTATTTCAGGAATTTAGCGGGCAAAGGGCTTTCTATCTTTCATTGATCCCTCTTGCATTGCTTATTATATCAGCTATTATCATGAATAAATTAAAAATAAACCCTAAAAAATAA
- a CDS encoding TetR/AcrR family transcriptional regulator, which produces MGLHERRQREKASIRANILQAAFTLAKTDGWGSLSMRKIADAIEYSAPVVYDYFENKEAILFEISVDGFNLLHKELVKAQRKHESSEEQIMAIVDAYWNFAFKNKEYYQLMFGLGMQCSGKGQMKEEFSSFPDMLYYCTYDIMKKNGSDLDNACHMSNALFSAVHGLISIMMMRKSDIPETMNKTTLDETVSAFIKSL; this is translated from the coding sequence ATGGGATTACATGAACGTCGTCAAAGAGAAAAGGCATCGATCCGAGCAAATATTTTGCAGGCGGCTTTTACTTTGGCTAAAACCGACGGCTGGGGATCACTTTCCATGCGAAAAATAGCAGATGCTATTGAATACAGTGCCCCTGTTGTTTATGATTATTTTGAAAATAAAGAAGCCATTTTATTTGAGATTTCTGTTGATGGGTTCAATCTTTTACATAAAGAACTTGTAAAGGCTCAGAGGAAGCACGAGAGTTCAGAAGAACAGATAATGGCTATTGTAGATGCTTATTGGAATTTTGCTTTTAAGAACAAAGAGTATTACCAGCTTATGTTTGGTCTGGGAATGCAATGCTCCGGTAAAGGACAGATGAAAGAAGAGTTTTCTTCTTTCCCGGATATGCTTTATTATTGTACTTATGATATCATGAAAAAGAATGGTTCTGATCTCGATAATGCCTGCCATATGTCCAATGCTTTATTTTCTGCAGTACATGGTTTAATATCTATTATGATGATGCGTAAATCTGATATTCCTGAAACCATGAACAAAACTACTTTGGATGAAACAGTTTCGGCTTTCATTAAATCTTTATGA
- a CDS encoding trehalase family glycosidase: MNTQLYIKDIQTLFDDVQRSQIFEDQKMMTDAVPLFSVSEINKKYENEKGSGGFDLKTFVLDHFDFLGAKISIQREDHLPIRQHIEKLWDELTRTSYQAKGTLLQLPKPYIVPGGRFNEFFYWDSYFIMLGLQVSGRIEMMENIVENCSYLIQNVGFVPNASRTHFLSRSQPPYFSLMLDLLVETTQNEGLYLQYHDTLEKEYQFWTEGENELDNNSQIKRVAKTDKGDILNRYYDAENQPRPESYLIDLEDKEGASGDEFYRNIRSACESGWDFSSRWFADEETIQTIETLNIAEVDVNCLLWHLEKTLAKSSALQNLTDKEYYFTERAENRRRIINAYFWDENAKTYKDYHLKKHKKTTSEHIAALYPLFLGLASEEQAKAVSETLAEKFLYKGGLVTTTKQSGQQWDLPNAWAPYQWLGFVSMTNYGFAELADQIKNNWCSNVERVYNNTGKLMEKYNALDDETIAGGGEYPNQDGFGWTNGVYLKLKQ; encoded by the coding sequence ATGAATACTCAGCTTTATATTAAGGATATTCAGACTCTTTTTGATGATGTTCAGAGATCTCAGATTTTTGAAGATCAAAAAATGATGACGGATGCAGTCCCTTTATTTTCTGTTTCAGAAATTAATAAGAAATATGAAAATGAAAAAGGATCGGGAGGTTTTGATCTGAAAACTTTTGTACTTGATCATTTTGATTTTTTAGGAGCTAAGATTTCTATTCAAAGAGAAGATCATTTACCTATACGTCAACATATAGAGAAACTATGGGATGAATTGACCCGCACTTCTTATCAGGCGAAAGGAACTCTTCTACAGCTTCCGAAACCTTATATCGTTCCCGGTGGACGCTTTAATGAGTTTTTCTATTGGGACAGTTATTTTATTATGCTTGGATTACAGGTATCAGGAAGAATAGAAATGATGGAAAACATTGTTGAAAATTGCTCTTACCTTATTCAAAATGTAGGATTTGTTCCTAATGCAAGCCGGACTCATTTTCTGAGCAGATCTCAACCACCTTATTTTTCTTTAATGCTTGACCTGCTTGTTGAGACTACTCAGAATGAAGGTCTCTATCTCCAATATCATGATACTTTAGAAAAAGAATATCAGTTCTGGACGGAAGGAGAAAATGAGCTTGATAATAATTCTCAAATAAAAAGAGTCGCTAAAACTGATAAGGGTGATATTTTAAACCGGTATTACGATGCAGAAAATCAACCGCGTCCGGAAAGCTATTTAATAGACCTTGAAGATAAAGAGGGAGCTTCGGGAGATGAATTTTACAGAAATATAAGAAGTGCCTGTGAGTCGGGTTGGGATTTTTCCAGCAGATGGTTTGCAGACGAAGAAACGATACAAACAATAGAAACACTGAATATTGCTGAGGTTGATGTTAATTGTCTTTTATGGCACTTGGAAAAAACATTAGCAAAATCTTCAGCGCTGCAGAACCTGACAGATAAAGAATATTATTTTACTGAAAGAGCAGAAAATAGAAGGCGGATAATCAATGCTTATTTCTGGGATGAAAATGCCAAAACGTATAAAGATTATCATCTAAAAAAGCACAAAAAGACAACGTCTGAACATATTGCTGCTCTTTATCCTTTATTCCTTGGATTGGCCAGTGAAGAACAGGCTAAAGCGGTCTCTGAAACACTAGCTGAAAAATTTCTTTATAAAGGAGGTCTTGTGACTACTACGAAACAATCGGGACAGCAGTGGGATCTTCCTAATGCCTGGGCTCCCTATCAGTGGCTTGGGTTTGTTTCAATGACTAACTATGGATTTGCAGAATTAGCAGATCAAATAAAAAATAACTGGTGCTCCAATGTCGAAAGGGTTTATAACAATACCGGTAAGCTCATGGAAAAATACAATGCATTAGATGATGAAACGATTGCCGGCGGAGGAGAGTACCCTAATCAGGATGGATTCGGTTGGACTAACGGAGTCTATTTAAAGCTAAAACAATAA
- a CDS encoding thioredoxin family protein, whose product MNTPSNMLALGTRAPFFELPNPSKSNEIQSLDDLKGEKGTLVIFMCNHCPFVLHVIDKINELYEDYNERGIEFIAISANDVEKYPADSPEKMIEFQIERNFDFPYLYDESQAIAKAYDAACTPDFYFFDEKMDLVYRGQMDDSRPGNHKDVTGEDLIIAFENLLLGEPQEEIQRPSMGCNIKWK is encoded by the coding sequence ATGAATACTCCCTCAAATATGCTGGCATTAGGAACAAGAGCTCCGTTTTTTGAACTTCCTAATCCTTCAAAAAGTAATGAAATCCAGTCATTAGATGACTTGAAAGGAGAAAAAGGTACATTGGTCATCTTTATGTGTAACCATTGCCCATTTGTTCTTCATGTAATTGATAAAATTAATGAGCTGTATGAAGACTATAATGAAAGAGGAATAGAATTCATTGCCATTAGTGCTAATGATGTTGAAAAATATCCGGCAGATTCTCCGGAGAAAATGATCGAATTTCAGATTGAAAGAAATTTTGACTTTCCTTATTTATATGATGAAAGCCAGGCTATCGCTAAAGCTTATGATGCAGCATGTACGCCAGACTTTTATTTCTTCGATGAAAAAATGGATCTTGTGTATAGAGGACAGATGGATGATTCCAGACCTGGAAACCATAAAGATGTGACCGGAGAAGATTTGATCATTGCTTTTGAAAACCTTTTATTAGGAGAACCTCAGGAAGAAATTCAAAGACCAAGTATGGGCTGTAATATTAAATGGAAATAA
- a CDS encoding type IX secretion system plug protein, with protein sequence MKTLRIFLLSLGGLVFGQNIQSIQLFNPQTNDETPVINFNQTLVLSFDDLTNSSEIYRYTIKHYDRNWNDDNLFFTEIANGSLNALLDRFEYSFNTLQPYTHYKLTFPNEKIQPKISGNFELIVYKDSADKPLFKRRFYVVEDKATLAVNVSRIADAKNPNIRQRVEVQAVSAGGDLSSNVNSMSLNVMQNNNSNVTVNNLRPSSTLGNKLLFQQMNLTFPGNNEFYYFDNKNMNMAADMVRATEVKDGVNQTYLHPVWAYPLNYQYQPDVNGAYYFRRNDMGLERNAEREADYSWVYFSLDSDPVDKDIYVLGGFNNFIPSKENQMQYDAAAKKYVARIFLKQGFYNYILATKESNGSLNFGEINGNFWETENLYQAFLYYAPFGRNYDGLMGYGEFRTPVR encoded by the coding sequence ATGAAAACATTGCGAATATTTTTACTTTCTTTAGGCGGATTGGTTTTTGGGCAGAATATCCAAAGCATCCAGTTATTTAACCCTCAGACAAATGATGAAACGCCTGTAATCAACTTTAATCAGACATTGGTTCTAAGTTTTGATGATCTTACGAATTCCAGTGAGATTTACAGATATACCATTAAACATTATGACCGAAACTGGAATGATGATAATCTTTTCTTTACGGAAATTGCCAATGGAAGTCTCAATGCGCTTTTAGATAGGTTCGAGTATTCATTCAATACATTACAACCCTATACCCATTATAAACTGACGTTTCCTAATGAGAAAATACAGCCGAAGATTTCAGGTAACTTTGAGTTGATCGTGTATAAAGATTCTGCCGACAAGCCTCTTTTTAAAAGAAGATTTTATGTAGTGGAAGATAAAGCTACTTTGGCGGTTAATGTTTCCAGAATAGCAGATGCCAAAAATCCAAATATCAGGCAAAGGGTAGAAGTACAGGCTGTATCTGCAGGTGGTGACTTGTCATCTAATGTCAACTCTATGAGCTTGAATGTAATGCAGAATAATAATTCGAACGTTACAGTTAATAACCTAAGACCCAGTTCTACATTAGGAAATAAACTGCTTTTTCAGCAAATGAACCTGACGTTTCCCGGAAATAATGAATTTTACTACTTTGATAATAAGAATATGAATATGGCAGCAGATATGGTTCGTGCTACCGAAGTGAAAGATGGTGTGAACCAGACTTATCTTCATCCTGTCTGGGCATATCCTTTAAATTACCAATATCAGCCGGATGTAAACGGAGCTTATTATTTCAGGAGAAATGATATGGGCCTTGAAAGAAATGCAGAGAGGGAAGCAGATTATTCATGGGTGTATTTTTCTTTAGACTCGGATCCGGTGGATAAAGATATTTATGTATTGGGTGGCTTTAATAATTTTATTCCAAGTAAAGAAAATCAGATGCAGTATGATGCAGCCGCTAAAAAATATGTGGCTAGAATATTTCTTAAGCAAGGTTTCTATAATTATATTTTGGCAACAAAAGAAAGCAATGGCTCGCTCAATTTTGGTGAGATCAATGGAAATTTCTGGGAAACAGAAAATTTATATCAGGCATTTTTATACTATGCCCCTTTCGGAAGAAATTACGATGGCTTGATGGGTTACGGTGAATTTAGGACTCCTGTAAGATAA
- a CDS encoding MBL fold metallo-hydrolase, with product MLQIQGFVFNFASENTYIVYNENKNAWLIDPGNINEQETKLISDFISKHELKITKILLTHAHIDHVLGLQWAFDTFKVPVILHKEDQEVLDMLQMSGVRFGMNIDPVQVDVEYINEGDELDFDGDKFKIYHVPGHSPGSVVYHNENQKFMISGDVLFEGSIGRTDLYKGNYEQLIDGINTKLFVLDGDTQIFSGHGNPTSIGFEKQYNPFFR from the coding sequence ATGCTTCAAATTCAAGGTTTCGTATTCAACTTTGCGAGTGAAAATACCTACATCGTTTATAATGAGAATAAAAATGCCTGGCTCATCGATCCGGGAAACATTAACGAGCAGGAAACCAAACTGATCAGTGATTTTATTAGTAAACATGAATTAAAAATCACGAAAATACTTCTTACTCATGCCCATATTGACCACGTATTAGGCTTACAATGGGCTTTTGATACCTTTAAAGTTCCTGTAATCCTTCACAAAGAAGATCAGGAGGTTTTGGATATGCTTCAAATGAGCGGTGTAAGATTCGGGATGAATATCGACCCGGTTCAAGTGGATGTTGAATACATTAACGAAGGCGATGAACTGGATTTTGATGGTGACAAGTTCAAAATTTATCATGTCCCGGGCCACTCTCCGGGCAGCGTTGTATACCACAATGAAAATCAAAAATTCATGATTTCAGGAGATGTTCTGTTTGAGGGCAGTATCGGAAGAACGGATCTATATAAAGGTAATTATGAACAGTTAATCGACGGAATCAACACCAAGCTTTTTGTACTGGATGGTGACACCCAGATATTTTCAGGACATGGAAATCCTACCAGTATTGGTTTTGAGAAACAATACAATCCATTTTTCAGATAA